One region of Streptomyces rishiriensis genomic DNA includes:
- the asnB gene encoding asparagine synthase (glutamine-hydrolyzing) — MCGIAGTYRWPDGKAVTDRLTDVLAHRGPDGAGRYSHSTGDGDVHLGHRRLAIVDLSETGAQPMVSDGLVLTYNGELYNAPELRAELAAAGVRFRGTSDTEVLLEAWRRWGTDCLPRLRGMFAFGIFDERTGELVLARDQLGIKPLFLLRRGEGLVFASELKALAAVTGGSLQVDHAALVASLLYYWVPDSRCAFREAEKLPPGSWLRCRPDGRVERGRYWNLRDVAAEGQERARDGERPDLGAIVEESTRRHLLSDVPVATFLSGGLDSSYLTALAARDRPGISAYTIGFRAEDAKFEAMPDDLRYARQVAEQFGVDLHEIEIAPNVLDLLPQMTYHLDEPIGDPAAINTFLICQAAREAGVKVMLSGMGADELFAGYRKHLANVMALRYQRIPRPLRRGLSSAVDRLPVATARRGYRSVRFAKRFLSFADLPEETAFRRSYTMYDRAELLALIDPDLAGTVEDVLTEHADTYEDNDLDDFVNRMCLGDARMFLPGLNLAYTDRSSMAASTEVRVPYVDVEVVKAAFAVPGDRKIVGRQGKAVLKEAAGSVLPREIVYRPKGLFSAPLRAWMSRDLAPLVREVVHDGVLVRSGFLRRDALARLVAEDAAGHRDFSKHLWHVLTLEYWYRGATSATGQDSPFTA, encoded by the coding sequence ATGTGTGGAATCGCAGGCACTTACCGATGGCCGGACGGCAAGGCCGTGACCGACCGGCTCACCGATGTCCTCGCCCACCGCGGTCCGGACGGGGCGGGCCGGTACAGCCACTCCACCGGTGACGGCGACGTGCACCTCGGGCACCGCCGGCTGGCCATCGTCGACCTGTCGGAGACCGGCGCCCAGCCGATGGTCTCGGACGGCCTCGTCCTGACGTACAACGGCGAGCTGTACAACGCGCCCGAACTCCGTGCCGAGCTGGCAGCGGCCGGAGTGCGCTTCCGCGGCACCTCCGACACCGAGGTGCTGCTGGAGGCCTGGCGGCGCTGGGGCACGGACTGCCTGCCGAGGCTGCGCGGCATGTTCGCGTTCGGGATCTTCGACGAGCGAACCGGTGAGCTGGTGCTCGCCCGCGACCAGCTCGGCATCAAGCCGCTGTTCCTGCTCCGGCGCGGCGAGGGTCTGGTGTTCGCCTCCGAGCTCAAGGCGCTCGCCGCCGTGACCGGCGGGTCGCTGCAAGTGGACCATGCGGCGCTGGTGGCCTCGCTGCTGTACTACTGGGTGCCGGACTCGCGGTGCGCGTTCCGCGAGGCGGAGAAACTGCCGCCGGGGAGCTGGCTGCGGTGCCGGCCCGACGGCCGGGTGGAGCGCGGCCGGTACTGGAATCTGCGGGACGTCGCCGCCGAGGGCCAGGAGCGGGCCCGGGACGGCGAGCGGCCCGACCTGGGCGCCATCGTCGAGGAGTCGACGCGGCGCCACCTGCTCTCCGACGTCCCCGTGGCGACCTTCCTCTCGGGCGGGCTGGACTCCAGCTACCTGACCGCGCTGGCGGCCCGTGACCGACCCGGGATCTCCGCCTACACGATCGGGTTCCGGGCAGAGGACGCCAAGTTCGAGGCGATGCCGGACGACCTGCGCTACGCGCGGCAGGTGGCCGAGCAGTTCGGCGTCGACCTGCACGAGATCGAGATCGCGCCGAACGTGCTCGATCTGCTGCCGCAGATGACGTACCACCTGGACGAGCCGATCGGCGACCCCGCCGCGATCAACACCTTCCTGATCTGTCAGGCCGCCCGGGAGGCCGGGGTGAAGGTGATGCTCTCGGGGATGGGCGCCGACGAGCTGTTCGCCGGTTACCGCAAGCACCTGGCCAACGTGATGGCGCTGCGATACCAGCGCATCCCGCGGCCCCTGCGGCGCGGCCTGTCCAGTGCCGTGGACCGGCTGCCGGTCGCCACGGCCCGCCGCGGGTACCGGTCGGTGCGCTTCGCGAAGCGGTTCCTCTCCTTCGCCGATCTGCCGGAGGAGACCGCGTTCCGGCGCAGCTACACCATGTACGACCGGGCCGAGCTGCTGGCCCTGATCGATCCGGACCTGGCCGGGACGGTCGAGGACGTGCTGACCGAGCATGCGGACACCTACGAGGACAACGACCTCGACGACTTCGTCAACCGCATGTGCCTGGGCGACGCCCGGATGTTCCTGCCGGGCCTGAACCTCGCTTACACGGACCGGTCGAGCATGGCCGCGTCGACCGAGGTGCGGGTGCCGTATGTGGACGTCGAGGTGGTCAAGGCGGCGTTCGCGGTGCCCGGCGACCGCAAGATCGTCGGACGTCAGGGCAAGGCCGTCCTCAAGGAAGCGGCCGGCTCGGTCCTGCCCCGGGAGATCGTGTACCGGCCCAAGGGCCTGTTCAGCGCCCCGCTGCGCGCCTGGATGAGCCGGGATCTGGCGCCGCTGGTGCGCGAGGTCGTCCACGACGGCGTGCTCGTCCGTTCCGGGTTCCTGCGCCGCGACGCGCTGGCGCGGCTCGTCGCCGAGGACGCCGCCGGACACCGGGACTTCTCCAAGCATCTGTGGCATGTGCTGACCCTCGAGTACTGGTACCGCGGCGCGACCTCCGCGACCGGCCAGGACTCTCCCTTCACGGCGTGA
- a CDS encoding bi-domain-containing oxidoreductase, with the protein MKQVVQNYKSGELALLDVPVPGCKPDGVLVRTAYSLISTGTELMKVSEAGMSMLGKARSRPDQVAKVMQSVATNGVPATYRKVMGKLDSYTPLGYSLCGVVEQVGAGIDDVAVGDLVACAGNEHALHAELNWVPKNLYARVPDGLAPRHAAFGTVGSIAMQGVRRGEPQLGDVALVIGLGLIGQLVVQLLAASGVRVVGVDPDPARCELAARVGAVACGDPASAAVEAAVAELTDGHGVDQVYLAAGGGSNQPVELAARLSRDRGTVVDIGKCRLDLPWNAYYEKELDVRFSRSYGPGRYDPAYELEGRDYPIGYVRWTERRNLACFLDLVARGRVDVEPLVSHIADFDDAVETYRRLKEGELKAVAVLFRYPEQKEEAGEAEAPAVVVPAVRRGGGPSLTARSATAPVRLAFVGAGNYATSMLLPHLAHRDGVELSTVVTTTALSAANAQRKFGFAEATTDLDAVLGDKSIDAVFVVTRHSSHAELTRRALLAGKAVFVEKPLALTEDELAGVLAAVEESGNDRLQVGFNRRFAPLLQEARKRFGARTGPASLRYLVNAGRLQHGSWYLQQGTEGSRFAGEGGHFIDTASWLLEADPVSVYAVAAAGNEDLQVLLHYPDGSTAAISYVTSGAPGFPKETLDLVADGKVLRLDDFVRADVHDSRRKRWISSRLPKARDKGQSAELAAFVRAVRTGGPMPVPLESLVATTAATLAVRAGLAGGAPVTLASTR; encoded by the coding sequence GTGAAACAGGTAGTACAGAACTACAAGAGTGGCGAGCTGGCGCTGCTGGACGTGCCGGTGCCGGGGTGCAAGCCGGACGGTGTGCTGGTCCGGACCGCCTACTCGCTGATATCCACCGGGACCGAACTCATGAAGGTGTCCGAGGCCGGCATGTCGATGCTGGGCAAGGCCCGTTCCCGGCCGGACCAGGTGGCCAAGGTCATGCAGAGCGTGGCCACCAACGGGGTGCCCGCCACCTACCGCAAGGTGATGGGCAAGCTGGATTCCTACACGCCGCTGGGCTACTCGCTGTGCGGCGTGGTCGAGCAGGTCGGCGCCGGGATCGACGACGTGGCGGTCGGCGACCTCGTGGCGTGCGCCGGCAACGAGCACGCGCTGCATGCCGAGCTGAACTGGGTGCCCAAGAACCTCTACGCCCGGGTTCCGGACGGCCTCGCGCCCCGGCACGCGGCCTTCGGCACCGTCGGGTCGATCGCGATGCAGGGCGTGCGCCGCGGCGAGCCGCAACTCGGCGACGTGGCGCTGGTCATCGGCCTCGGGCTGATCGGACAGCTGGTGGTGCAGCTCCTTGCCGCCTCCGGGGTCCGCGTCGTCGGGGTCGACCCCGACCCGGCGCGCTGTGAGCTCGCCGCGCGCGTGGGTGCCGTGGCCTGCGGCGATCCCGCGTCCGCGGCCGTGGAAGCCGCCGTCGCCGAGCTCACCGACGGTCATGGCGTGGACCAGGTGTACCTGGCCGCCGGCGGCGGCAGCAACCAGCCCGTCGAGCTGGCCGCGCGGCTGAGCCGGGACCGCGGCACGGTCGTCGACATCGGCAAGTGCCGCCTGGACCTGCCGTGGAACGCGTACTACGAGAAGGAGCTCGACGTCCGGTTCTCGCGCTCGTACGGCCCCGGGCGCTACGACCCGGCGTACGAGCTCGAAGGACGGGACTACCCGATCGGCTACGTGCGCTGGACCGAGCGCCGCAACCTGGCGTGCTTCCTCGATCTCGTCGCCCGCGGCCGCGTCGACGTGGAGCCCCTGGTCTCCCACATCGCCGACTTCGACGACGCCGTCGAGACGTACCGGCGTCTCAAGGAAGGTGAGCTGAAGGCCGTGGCCGTGCTGTTCCGGTACCCCGAGCAGAAGGAGGAAGCGGGGGAAGCGGAGGCCCCGGCGGTGGTCGTGCCCGCGGTGCGACGCGGCGGCGGACCGTCCCTCACGGCCCGGTCCGCCACGGCACCGGTGCGGCTGGCGTTCGTCGGCGCGGGCAACTACGCGACGTCGATGCTGCTGCCGCACCTGGCGCACCGCGACGGCGTCGAGCTGTCCACGGTCGTCACCACGACGGCGCTGTCCGCGGCCAACGCGCAGCGGAAGTTCGGCTTCGCCGAGGCGACCACCGATCTCGACGCCGTGCTCGGCGACAAGTCCATCGACGCGGTGTTCGTCGTCACCCGGCACAGCTCGCACGCCGAACTGACCCGCAGGGCGCTGCTGGCCGGCAAGGCGGTGTTCGTGGAGAAGCCGTTGGCACTCACCGAGGACGAACTGGCCGGGGTGCTCGCGGCGGTCGAGGAATCCGGCAACGACCGGCTGCAGGTGGGCTTCAACCGTCGGTTCGCGCCGCTGTTGCAGGAGGCCAGAAAGCGGTTCGGCGCCCGGACCGGTCCGGCGAGTCTGCGCTACCTGGTCAACGCGGGCCGGCTGCAGCACGGCAGCTGGTACCTCCAGCAGGGCACCGAGGGCTCCCGCTTCGCCGGCGAGGGCGGGCACTTCATCGACACGGCGAGCTGGCTGCTGGAGGCCGACCCGGTGTCGGTGTACGCGGTCGCCGCGGCCGGCAACGAGGACCTGCAGGTCCTGCTGCACTACCCGGACGGATCCACCGCCGCCATCAGCTACGTCACCAGCGGCGCGCCCGGCTTCCCCAAGGAGACCCTGGACCTCGTCGCGGACGGCAAGGTGCTGCGGCTCGACGACTTCGTCCGTGCCGATGTTCACGACAGCCGCCGCAAGCGGTGGATCAGTTCACGGCTGCCCAAGGCGCGGGACAAGGGCCAGTCCGCCGAGCTGGCCGCGTTCGTCAGGGCCGTGCGGACCGGCGGGCCGATGCCGGTGCCGCTGGAGTCGCTGGTCGCCACCACGGCGGCCACCCTCGCCGTGCGGGCCGGCCTGGCCGGCGGTGCGCCGGTGACGTTGGCGAGCACGCGATGA